The Crocosphaera subtropica ATCC 51142 genome includes a window with the following:
- a CDS encoding TIGR03943 family putative permease subunit — translation MNVLSKLKPSPKLKFLLPGLDILAILAWGALLFKSWVTGQLKLLIHPNYFLLVFVTSIFLIILGGVKTWLWIQSLRQKGNNGETVQHISIFPPGWGSCLLIIAAIAGLTIPPTIFDSQVALQRGVSDSLPITQRETQSFSVNIKPEERSLIDWIRTLNAYPEPDAYQGQKANVTGFVVHSPLLPDDYILLTRFIISCCAVDAYPVGLPVKLERDRSNYPPDTWLRIEGEMMTETLAIDTQTMQETPTQKRQLVLSANSITTIPTPDDPYGYSN, via the coding sequence ATGAATGTACTATCCAAACTAAAACCCTCCCCTAAGTTAAAATTTCTCTTACCAGGGTTAGATATCTTAGCTATTCTCGCTTGGGGGGCATTACTCTTCAAATCCTGGGTAACGGGTCAACTTAAACTATTGATTCATCCTAATTATTTTTTGCTGGTTTTTGTTACTAGCATCTTCCTCATCATTCTCGGAGGTGTGAAAACGTGGTTATGGATTCAAAGCTTACGTCAAAAAGGAAATAATGGGGAAACGGTGCAACATATCAGTATTTTTCCCCCAGGATGGGGCAGTTGTTTGTTGATTATTGCTGCGATCGCCGGTTTAACTATTCCTCCGACCATTTTTGATAGTCAAGTGGCCTTACAAAGAGGGGTGTCAGACTCTTTACCCATCACCCAAAGAGAAACCCAAAGCTTTAGCGTTAACATTAAACCAGAAGAACGTTCGCTCATTGACTGGATCAGAACCCTCAATGCTTATCCTGAACCAGATGCTTATCAAGGTCAAAAAGCCAACGTAACAGGATTTGTGGTGCATTCTCCCCTCCTGCCTGATGATTATATCTTATTGACCCGTTTTATTATTAGTTGTTGCGCTGTGGATGCTTATCCCGTAGGACTTCCTGTCAAATTAGAACGCGATCGCAGCAATTATCCTCCTGATACTTGGTTACGAATTGAAGGGGAAATGATGACCGAAACCCTTGCCATTGATACTCAAACCATGCAAGAAACCCCCACTCAAAAACGTCAGTTAGTTCTATCGGCTAACAGTATTACGACCATTCCTACCCCTGATGATCCTTATGGGTATTCTAATTAA
- a CDS encoding permease, whose translation MTQLHNAFTLFLSLLVEAFPFLLLGVSLSSALLLFIDEGKLIASLPKNPLLGAIAGSCIGFLFPVCECGNVPVARRFLMQGLPNSAAIGFLLAAPTINPIVIWSTWVAFRGQPEIVFYRILFSLIIAITIGCIFSVQKDPRPMLQPLLAQRITQLSRQPRFARSRKQEPNLKESMLLQSGTFLLGTGNGPMRLDEMSAATLTLTRDQPSVMGRRLKLFIENVTQELRELGGMLILGSAIAACLQVFVPREIVLSLGQGTISSILAMMLLAAIVSICSTVDAFFALSFASTFTTSSLLGFLVFGPMIDIKAIGLMLSIFQPRMIVYLFALAAQLTFILALFHSYFL comes from the coding sequence ATGACACAATTACACAACGCCTTTACCTTATTCCTCAGTTTGCTGGTGGAAGCCTTTCCTTTTCTGCTGTTGGGGGTATCCTTATCGAGTGCCTTACTGCTGTTTATCGATGAGGGAAAATTAATAGCCAGCCTTCCTAAAAACCCATTACTAGGAGCGATCGCCGGTAGTTGTATCGGGTTTCTCTTTCCCGTGTGTGAGTGCGGAAATGTGCCAGTGGCGCGACGGTTTCTCATGCAGGGACTACCCAATTCGGCGGCCATCGGCTTTTTATTAGCAGCCCCGACCATTAATCCCATTGTCATCTGGTCTACCTGGGTAGCGTTTCGAGGTCAGCCAGAAATCGTCTTTTATCGAATTCTCTTTTCTCTGATCATTGCTATTACCATTGGTTGTATTTTTAGTGTGCAGAAAGATCCCCGGCCTATGTTACAACCTCTGTTAGCACAACGGATCACCCAGTTATCCCGTCAACCGAGATTTGCCCGTTCGAGAAAACAAGAACCTAATTTAAAAGAATCTATGTTATTACAGTCCGGGACCTTTTTACTGGGAACGGGGAACGGTCCGATGCGACTGGATGAAATGTCAGCGGCCACTTTAACCCTAACCAGGGATCAGCCATCAGTGATGGGAAGACGCTTAAAATTGTTCATCGAAAACGTCACCCAAGAACTACGAGAATTAGGGGGAATGTTAATTTTAGGCAGTGCGATCGCAGCTTGTCTCCAAGTGTTTGTTCCCCGTGAAATTGTTTTGAGTTTGGGACAAGGGACGATTAGTTCTATCCTGGCTATGATGCTATTAGCCGCCATTGTTTCTATCTGTTCAACGGTGGATGCTTTTTTTGCTTTATCCTTTGCCTCAACCTTTACCACCAGTTCTCTGTTAGGGTTTCTGGTGTTTGGGCCAATGATCGATATTAAGGCCATCGGTTTAATGCTTTCAATTTTTCAACCTAGAATGATAGTGTATTTATTTGCACTGGCCGCGCAGTTAACCTTTATCTTGGCTTTGTTTCATAGTTATTTTCTCTAA
- a CDS encoding (2Fe-2S)-binding protein: MDVTLSINQKKYDLSIEPRVTLLDALRERLGLVGTKKGCDHGQCGACTVLVEGQRIYSCLALAVMQQGKEITTIEGLAQDSVLHPVQQAFIEHDGFQCGYCTPGQICATVALLEEVKQGTPSAVTSNLSSEVSMNELCEAEIKERLSGNLCRCSAYNGIVAAVQQVLGQTSPSPLAEIRVSQSGLKEIDE, encoded by the coding sequence ATGGATGTAACCCTGAGTATTAATCAGAAAAAATACGATCTGAGTATTGAACCCCGTGTCACATTGTTAGATGCCCTAAGAGAAAGATTAGGATTGGTCGGCACGAAAAAGGGATGCGATCATGGACAATGTGGAGCTTGTACCGTGTTGGTAGAGGGTCAACGGATCTATTCTTGTCTAGCTTTAGCGGTGATGCAACAAGGAAAAGAAATTACCACCATTGAAGGGTTAGCCCAAGACAGTGTGCTTCATCCGGTACAACAAGCATTTATTGAGCATGATGGCTTTCAATGTGGTTATTGTACCCCTGGACAAATTTGTGCCACGGTAGCTTTGTTAGAGGAAGTGAAACAAGGAACACCAAGTGCTGTCACATCAAACTTAAGCTCAGAAGTCTCCATGAATGAACTCTGTGAAGCAGAAATTAAAGAACGGTTGAGTGGCAATCTCTGTCGGTGTAGTGCTTATAATGGCATTGTGGCAGCCGTACAGCAGGTTTTAGGGCAAACCTCACCGTCCCCTTTAGCTGAAATCAGAGTCAGTCAGTCTGGACTAAAAGAAATAGATGAATAA
- a CDS encoding FAD binding domain-containing protein translates to MNNFTYCLPESPLEAANQKMSDPDAQFIAGGTNLVDRLKVFLDQPSQLIDISNLALQTIETTADGGLRLGALATNTAVAQNKTICHHYPMLARAILSGASQQIRNMATVGGNLLQRTRCPYYYDTAFPCNKREPETGCPAIDGMNRNHAILGSSDQCVAVHPSDMCVALAALDAVVEVMSAQGQRQIPFCEFHRLPGNRPDKDTYLEPGELITAVTLPHMSKNPSGVYLKIRDRTSYAFALISVAASVNLEGDKIEGVRLALGGVAHKPWRATETEDFLIGKSLDDNILTEAAEIALQDAKPLSQNQFKVELAKRAIIRALKVSAQGGGVV, encoded by the coding sequence ATGAATAATTTTACCTATTGTCTCCCAGAGTCTCCCCTAGAGGCAGCTAACCAAAAAATGAGTGATCCCGATGCCCAGTTTATTGCCGGGGGAACCAACTTGGTTGATCGCTTAAAAGTCTTTTTAGATCAGCCTTCTCAACTGATTGATATCTCCAACCTCGCCTTACAAACTATCGAAACAACAGCAGATGGGGGCCTTCGCTTAGGAGCATTAGCAACCAACACAGCAGTCGCTCAAAACAAAACCATTTGTCATCATTATCCTATGTTAGCGCGAGCCATTCTCTCCGGTGCGTCTCAGCAAATTCGTAATATGGCCACTGTGGGGGGAAATCTTCTACAACGGACTCGTTGCCCCTACTATTACGATACCGCTTTTCCCTGCAATAAACGGGAGCCGGAAACTGGCTGTCCTGCCATCGACGGAATGAACCGCAACCATGCCATTCTTGGCAGTAGTGACCAGTGTGTGGCCGTTCATCCTTCGGATATGTGTGTCGCTTTAGCTGCTTTAGATGCAGTAGTAGAAGTCATGAGCGCACAAGGACAAAGACAAATCCCGTTTTGTGAGTTTCACCGTTTACCAGGAAATAGACCTGACAAAGATACTTATTTAGAACCAGGAGAGTTAATTACAGCAGTAACCCTTCCTCATATGTCGAAAAATCCATCGGGGGTTTATTTAAAAATACGCGATCGCACTTCCTATGCTTTTGCCTTAATTTCTGTGGCAGCCTCGGTTAATTTAGAAGGGGACAAAATAGAAGGGGTTCGCTTGGCTTTAGGGGGTGTGGCTCATAAACCTTGGCGAGCAACTGAAACAGAAGACTTTTTAATCGGTAAGTCCCTAGACGATAATATCTTAACCGAAGCAGCGGAAATTGCCCTACAAGATGCAAAACCCTTAAGCCAGAACCAGTTTAAAGTTGAACTGGCTAAAAGAGCCATTATCCGCGCCCTGAAAGTGTCTGCCCAAGGGGGTGGAGTCGTTTAA
- a CDS encoding xanthine dehydrogenase family protein molybdopterin-binding subunit: MNRKDGTAKVTGTATYGAEHQIADLVHGYLITANIASGEIANINTEAALKSPGVIKIITHENRPTIVKPTNNFMASKIYEARLPLSDNQIHYGGQIIGLVVAETFEQARHAAHLVEVDYQSQIPTIDAEKALFTEAPPMFGEDMTFEKGDFQTGDLSDAMDQAAVNIIATYKTATELHASMEPHAIIAHWEGENSLTVYEPSQWVVGSQQTYAELFGLSKEQVRIITPFIGGGFGSKAFPWPHGILCVAVARELQRPLKVVLSRRQMTANAGHRSQTEQTISIGANNDGKLLAIDHVAKSVTSPVDVFTEPCTGITPAMYKADNLRTRQELAVMNVGTPTFMRAPGENPGLWALESAMDELAWALDMDPVELRLKNQTHEHQRKGLPFSAKAFAECLQVGAEQFGWFQEPRQVRSMSHDGKQIGWGMAASTFPALRGMATVTVRLLADGSAEVLTSANDMGTGCYTIVAGTASEILQLPVERIRVKIGDSLLPNGGMAGGSQMTATLVPVVMGACKAVLEKAQVTTATEALEYLKQSGQEAIEGTASSSPGEEGQQWAFQSWGAHFCEVSVDEEIARLRVNRWLSVMNVGRIMNPKTAASQVRGGVIMGIGHALMENCDFDPNFGLPTVYDLATYDYATHADIPRIEVIFVGEPDYNFNPAGVRGLGEIGITGVSAAIANAIYHAIGKRIRQLPITPDKLIINN; the protein is encoded by the coding sequence ATGAACCGCAAAGATGGAACCGCTAAAGTTACAGGAACAGCCACTTATGGGGCTGAACATCAAATTGCTGATTTAGTTCACGGTTATTTAATAACGGCTAATATCGCCTCTGGAGAAATTGCCAACATTAACACCGAGGCTGCTTTAAAATCTCCTGGGGTGATTAAAATTATCACTCACGAAAATCGACCGACCATTGTTAAACCGACCAATAACTTTATGGCCTCCAAAATTTACGAGGCCCGACTCCCATTATCGGATAATCAAATTCACTACGGTGGACAAATTATCGGTTTAGTAGTGGCCGAAACCTTTGAACAAGCCCGTCATGCTGCCCATTTAGTGGAAGTAGACTATCAAAGCCAAATCCCCACCATTGACGCAGAAAAAGCCCTGTTTACAGAGGCTCCGCCTATGTTTGGGGAAGACATGACCTTTGAGAAGGGGGATTTTCAGACCGGGGACTTATCCGATGCAATGGACCAAGCCGCCGTTAACATCATTGCTACTTACAAAACCGCTACGGAACTACACGCTTCTATGGAACCCCATGCTATTATTGCCCATTGGGAAGGAGAAAATAGTTTGACGGTTTACGAACCCTCTCAGTGGGTGGTCGGAAGTCAGCAAACCTATGCAGAACTGTTTGGCCTGTCAAAAGAACAGGTTCGCATTATTACCCCGTTTATTGGTGGAGGGTTTGGCTCGAAAGCCTTTCCTTGGCCTCATGGCATTCTCTGTGTGGCTGTAGCCCGTGAATTGCAACGTCCGTTAAAAGTGGTTCTCAGTCGTCGGCAAATGACGGCCAATGCTGGCCATCGCTCCCAAACCGAGCAAACCATTAGCATCGGAGCCAATAACGACGGTAAGTTGCTGGCTATCGACCATGTAGCGAAATCGGTCACTTCTCCGGTGGATGTTTTTACCGAACCCTGTACCGGCATCACCCCGGCTATGTACAAAGCGGATAATTTACGAACCCGACAAGAACTGGCAGTGATGAATGTGGGAACACCGACGTTTATGCGTGCGCCAGGGGAAAATCCAGGGTTATGGGCCTTAGAGTCCGCTATGGATGAATTGGCCTGGGCTTTGGATATGGACCCGGTAGAACTGCGTTTAAAAAATCAAACCCATGAGCATCAGCGTAAGGGTTTACCTTTTTCGGCTAAAGCGTTTGCTGAATGTTTACAGGTGGGCGCAGAACAGTTTGGCTGGTTTCAAGAACCTCGCCAAGTCCGGTCAATGAGCCATGATGGAAAACAAATCGGTTGGGGGATGGCAGCCTCTACGTTTCCGGCATTGCGAGGTATGGCTACCGTGACGGTGCGGTTATTGGCTGATGGTAGCGCAGAGGTGTTAACCAGTGCCAATGATATGGGAACGGGATGTTATACCATTGTGGCCGGAACGGCCTCGGAAATTTTACAATTGCCAGTAGAACGGATACGGGTCAAAATAGGGGACTCTTTGCTACCCAATGGGGGTATGGCTGGCGGTTCTCAAATGACGGCAACCCTGGTTCCTGTGGTAATGGGTGCTTGCAAAGCCGTTCTTGAAAAGGCTCAAGTAACGACTGCAACAGAGGCGTTAGAATACTTGAAACAGTCGGGACAAGAAGCCATAGAAGGCACCGCTTCATCCTCTCCTGGGGAGGAAGGTCAACAATGGGCGTTTCAGTCTTGGGGGGCGCATTTTTGTGAGGTGAGCGTTGATGAGGAAATTGCTAGATTAAGGGTTAACCGTTGGCTGTCGGTGATGAATGTCGGGCGTATCATGAACCCGAAAACCGCTGCCTCTCAAGTGCGAGGGGGTGTGATTATGGGCATTGGTCACGCTTTGATGGAAAACTGCGATTTTGATCCTAATTTCGGTCTTCCTACCGTTTATGACCTGGCCACCTATGATTATGCGACCCATGCAGATATTCCTCGTATTGAGGTTATTTTTGTGGGAGAACCAGACTACAATTTTAATCCGGCTGGGGTGCGAGGGTTAGGAGAAATTGGCATTACTGGGGTTTCAGCAGCGATCGCCAATGCCATCTATCATGCTATCGGAAAGCGCATTCGTCAGTTACCAATTACCCCTGATAAGTTAATCATTAATAATTAA
- a CDS encoding GGDEF domain-containing protein, whose amino-acid sequence MLNGTSLQELIDNSEIQSLLSDLIQLIETPVSIEDINGNLVLGKSLTTSTEEYLIMADQQAIGSVKGDSSAQIIARLLSYLANQEKLVLFDDLTTIPNRRYFNRYYQQEWRRCQRENYPMSLLLCDLDYFKSYNDYYGHQQGDNCLRQVAQILQNTLKRPGDMVFRYGGEEFVIILPNTASEGAEIIAEQIVQSIQQEQIAHYPSPVSSYVTISLGIAVTFPTNALSPQTLFEMVDMALYRAKATGRNRYCLQTISEEN is encoded by the coding sequence ATGTTGAATGGTACATCTTTACAAGAGCTTATTGATAATTCAGAAATCCAATCTCTATTATCTGACTTGATTCAGTTAATTGAAACTCCAGTTTCCATTGAAGACATTAATGGAAATTTAGTATTAGGAAAATCTCTAACAACTTCAACAGAGGAATATTTAATTATGGCCGACCAACAAGCAATTGGGTCAGTGAAAGGAGATAGTTCAGCCCAAATAATTGCTCGATTATTATCTTATTTAGCTAACCAGGAAAAATTGGTACTTTTTGATGACTTAACCACCATTCCTAATCGTCGTTATTTTAATCGTTATTATCAACAAGAGTGGAGACGTTGTCAACGAGAAAACTATCCAATGTCATTGTTATTATGTGACCTCGATTATTTCAAATCCTATAATGATTATTATGGTCATCAACAAGGAGATAATTGTTTAAGACAAGTGGCTCAAATTCTTCAAAATACTTTAAAACGTCCTGGGGATATGGTTTTTCGTTATGGGGGAGAAGAATTTGTCATTATTTTGCCGAATACAGCGAGTGAAGGGGCCGAAATTATCGCTGAACAAATTGTTCAAAGCATACAACAAGAACAAATTGCTCATTATCCTTCTCCCGTCAGTTCTTATGTGACTATCAGTTTAGGTATAGCTGTCACTTTTCCTACAAATGCTTTATCTCCTCAGACTCTATTTGAGATGGTGGACATGGCACTTTATCGTGCTAAAGCCACAGGACGTAACCGCTATTGTTTACAAACCATCTCTGAGGAAAATTGA
- a CDS encoding GNAT family N-acetyltransferase: MRHYKHFLIRDWHPCDRNKVSQLIAVVLEEYGLSFEPNGADLDVIEIEQFYQNAGGKFWVVELNNTIVGTGGYYPIHRGDHAVEIRKMYLLPSVRGQGLGTYLLQALEQDIITQGYQQIWIETATCLTEAIQLYEKYNYQQSIGVETPRCDRVYVKYLSKLG, from the coding sequence ATGAGACATTATAAACACTTTTTAATCAGAGATTGGCACCCGTGCGATCGCAACAAAGTTTCCCAATTAATTGCTGTAGTGCTAGAAGAATATGGACTCTCCTTTGAACCCAATGGAGCCGATCTTGATGTAATAGAAATTGAACAATTTTATCAAAATGCAGGGGGTAAATTTTGGGTTGTAGAACTAAACAACACAATTGTGGGAACAGGGGGTTATTATCCCATTCATCGAGGTGATCACGCTGTAGAAATTCGTAAAATGTATCTATTGCCATCGGTAAGAGGTCAGGGGTTAGGAACCTATCTATTACAAGCTTTAGAACAAGATATTATCACTCAAGGATATCAACAAATTTGGATAGAAACTGCGACCTGTCTAACAGAAGCAATTCAGCTTTATGAGAAGTACAATTATCAACAAAGTATCGGTGTAGAAACCCCCCGATGCGACCGAGTTTATGTTAAATATCTGTCAAAATTGGGGTAG
- a CDS encoding CIA30 family protein: MSKTERKPWDLGRFITTLNKFELIPFISDLQKLFKPSAPLRGSLRDRFSPKLQNSTMGMILVTGATGGVGKRVVRRLLSQNYYVRALVRDKETAKSLFDERVELIQGDVTRPETLTPRLLENVSAVISCVGTRVQPVEGDTPNRDKYYQGTKFYMPQVVDSPQEVEYLGIKNIIEMMKKYMRSDTKLLFDFTNPTEEIKDLWGAVDDVVMGGVSESNIRLEQDKAVFSGNVSIANNGGFASVRTKNLTPPLDLSDYEGIELRVQGDGKRYKFIIRCEGKWDGVGYSYSFDTFYNTPTTVRIPFSELVPVFRAKTVPEMGNFDPSCVYSMQLMQTKFEYDGALNPKFSPGLFRLEVNSIKAYGGKVNTPQFILISSAGVTRPGRSDINLEEQPPAVKMNDQLGNILTWKLKGEEVLRQSGLNYTIIRPCALTENPGNKALIFEQGDNLKGQVSREAIADLCLQVLRWPEACQKTFEVCEDEKPDQGQTKPAIAALKPD; this comes from the coding sequence ATGAGTAAAACAGAACGGAAGCCCTGGGATTTAGGACGTTTTATTACTACGTTAAATAAGTTTGAATTAATTCCTTTTATTAGTGATCTGCAAAAACTTTTTAAGCCAAGCGCACCGCTACGAGGATCTCTTCGAGATCGCTTTTCACCTAAACTACAAAATAGCACTATGGGAATGATTTTAGTCACCGGGGCAACCGGGGGTGTGGGTAAGCGTGTAGTTCGTCGTTTACTATCACAAAATTATTATGTTCGTGCTTTAGTCCGAGATAAAGAAACAGCAAAAAGTCTCTTTGATGAAAGGGTTGAACTAATTCAAGGGGATGTGACTCGTCCCGAAACCTTGACCCCAAGACTATTAGAAAATGTTTCAGCCGTTATCTCCTGTGTGGGAACCCGTGTCCAACCCGTTGAAGGGGATACCCCTAACCGAGATAAATATTACCAAGGAACAAAATTTTATATGCCTCAAGTAGTAGACAGTCCCCAAGAAGTGGAATATTTGGGGATAAAAAATATCATTGAGATGATGAAAAAATATATGAGATCCGATACAAAATTATTATTCGATTTTACCAACCCTACAGAAGAAATCAAGGACCTCTGGGGGGCAGTGGATGACGTAGTCATGGGAGGGGTTAGCGAAAGTAACATTCGTTTAGAACAAGATAAAGCAGTGTTTTCAGGTAATGTATCTATAGCCAATAATGGAGGGTTTGCCTCAGTCAGAACCAAAAATTTGACCCCACCCTTAGATTTATCTGATTATGAAGGCATAGAATTAAGAGTGCAAGGAGACGGCAAACGGTATAAATTTATCATTCGTTGCGAAGGGAAATGGGATGGTGTGGGTTATAGTTATTCCTTTGATACTTTCTACAATACGCCAACAACAGTCCGCATTCCTTTTTCTGAGTTAGTTCCGGTTTTTCGTGCCAAAACTGTACCCGAAATGGGCAATTTTGACCCCAGTTGTGTCTATTCGATGCAGTTAATGCAAACCAAATTCGAGTATGATGGCGCATTAAACCCCAAGTTTTCCCCTGGTTTATTTCGCTTAGAAGTCAATTCTATTAAAGCTTACGGGGGAAAAGTTAACACCCCACAATTTATTTTAATTAGTTCTGCAGGAGTGACTCGTCCTGGCCGTTCTGATATTAACTTAGAAGAACAACCCCCGGCGGTGAAAATGAATGATCAATTAGGCAATATTCTTACCTGGAAATTGAAAGGGGAAGAGGTACTGCGTCAAAGTGGATTAAACTATACAATTATCAGACCTTGTGCCTTAACTGAGAACCCTGGGAATAAAGCCTTAATCTTTGAGCAAGGGGATAACTTAAAAGGCCAAGTCAGTCGAGAAGCGATCGCCGATCTCTGTTTACAGGTATTACGGTGGCCAGAAGCGTGTCAAAAAACCTTTGAAGTATGCGAAGATGAAAAACCAGACCAGGGACAGACCAAACCAGCGATCGCAGCTTTAAAACCAGACTAA
- the bioD gene encoding dethiobiotin synthase, whose product MTTLFIVGTDTEVGKTVVTSALAAYWQTYHSSESLGVIKLLQTGIGDVEHYQRLLPHVEVVNPLRYETPVAPPVAAEKENRSIPLDQVWQGLNDLQQRKNLVLAEGLGGLGSPVTWELTVADLAGEWGLPTVLVVPVKLGAIAQTVANVALARQYKVNLKGIIFSCPRPLSHEEIVNFAPITLIESLTKTPVLGMISYLENIEDITKLAHIASSLDLEMLF is encoded by the coding sequence ATGACAACTCTATTCATCGTCGGAACCGATACAGAAGTAGGCAAAACGGTGGTTACCTCCGCTTTAGCTGCTTATTGGCAAACCTATCACTCCTCTGAGTCGTTAGGGGTGATCAAGTTACTACAAACTGGCATAGGAGACGTTGAACACTATCAACGGTTATTGCCTCATGTGGAGGTGGTCAACCCCTTACGATATGAGACTCCGGTTGCCCCTCCTGTAGCTGCTGAGAAGGAAAACCGCTCAATTCCATTAGATCAGGTATGGCAAGGATTAAACGACCTACAACAGCGAAAAAACCTCGTCTTAGCGGAGGGACTGGGGGGGTTAGGATCGCCGGTGACTTGGGAGTTAACCGTTGCTGATCTCGCAGGGGAGTGGGGTTTACCGACAGTTTTGGTGGTTCCTGTGAAATTAGGAGCGATCGCTCAAACTGTTGCTAATGTCGCCTTAGCCCGTCAATATAAAGTTAATTTGAAAGGGATTATTTTCAGTTGTCCTCGTCCTCTTTCCCACGAAGAAATTGTTAATTTTGCCCCCATTACTTTAATCGAGTCTTTAACCAAAACTCCTGTTTTGGGCATGATTTCCTACTTAGAAAATATCGAAGATATCACTAAATTAGCCCATATCGCTTCTAGTTTAGATTTAGAAATGTTGTTTTAA
- a CDS encoding iron uptake porin, whose translation MWKLFFQCLKATSGVAALSVIVAQSAIAAPDDSPINPSQADIVSPEEALGILQNRPTLKTPLNRDTSKQFQDNSTGNGMSQVTSISELRDVSPTDWAYEALRSLVERYGCIVGYPDRTFRGNRATSRWEFAAGLNACLNTMERLIQENVAVLREDIEKLKRLAQEFEQELIALGARVENLEERVAFLEDHQFSTTTKLNGEVLFTFSTAAGERAIDSRQRDAIDNFGAVLPNATRRIDDNATLAFRTRLNFDTAFYGKDRLRVRFQAGSIPRWDRATGTTMARLGHDASTDADVVFDDVYYRFPIGNFRGFVGTNALDIDNIFDVGNPFMASSGTGALSRFMRRNPLVFRGPEGIGAGAEYKLFDDLFVVRGLYLSDNGNSPDLGEGLFNGSYSAGGQLGVYPTDSLSFSFTYLLSYFAADEANLSASNGSRVASDPFLEAPTLRDSYGITGDWRINDTFHLYATGGYALARAQGDDEDGADRRGFGADLWTWSAILSMVDLFKEGAVLSIGGGQYVTAERIDARTGDLRVPDKDTPYIIEAQYQYPLTDGILLTPGFYTVINPEGDEDNNTIWVGVLRATYKF comes from the coding sequence ATGTGGAAACTGTTTTTCCAATGTCTGAAAGCGACTTCCGGAGTAGCAGCCTTATCGGTGATCGTTGCCCAAAGTGCGATCGCTGCTCCCGATGACAGCCCAATTAACCCAAGCCAGGCCGATATTGTTTCCCCCGAAGAAGCGTTAGGGATCTTACAAAATCGTCCCACCCTCAAAACTCCCTTAAACCGAGATACCAGTAAACAGTTTCAGGATAACAGTACCGGCAATGGAATGTCCCAAGTGACCAGTATTTCTGAGTTAAGAGACGTTTCTCCGACGGACTGGGCTTACGAAGCTTTAAGAAGCCTGGTCGAGCGTTATGGTTGTATTGTGGGTTATCCTGACCGAACCTTCCGAGGCAACCGCGCCACCTCCCGTTGGGAATTTGCAGCCGGTTTGAATGCTTGTTTAAACACCATGGAACGGTTAATCCAAGAAAATGTAGCCGTTTTACGGGAAGACATCGAAAAATTAAAGCGCTTAGCCCAAGAATTTGAACAAGAATTGATTGCTTTAGGGGCGCGAGTCGAGAACTTAGAGGAACGGGTCGCATTCTTAGAAGATCACCAATTTTCGACCACCACCAAGTTAAACGGGGAAGTCCTGTTTACTTTCTCCACAGCAGCAGGGGAAAGAGCCATAGATTCTCGTCAACGGGATGCGATTGATAACTTTGGGGCAGTTCTACCCAATGCCACTCGACGTATTGACGATAACGCCACCTTAGCCTTTCGGACTCGTCTTAATTTTGACACTGCATTCTACGGCAAAGACCGTTTAAGGGTTCGTTTTCAAGCAGGAAGCATTCCTAGATGGGATCGAGCCACTGGAACAACCATGGCCCGCTTAGGACACGATGCGTCTACGGATGCTGATGTGGTATTCGATGATGTTTACTATCGCTTCCCCATTGGTAACTTCCGAGGGTTTGTGGGAACTAACGCATTAGATATTGACAACATTTTCGATGTAGGGAACCCTTTTATGGCTAGTTCTGGCACTGGTGCCTTATCTCGATTTATGCGTCGTAACCCCCTTGTATTCCGTGGGCCTGAAGGGATTGGTGCTGGTGCTGAATACAAGCTATTTGACGATTTATTTGTAGTCAGAGGTCTCTATCTATCTGACAATGGTAACAGTCCAGACTTAGGGGAAGGTTTATTTAATGGTTCCTACAGTGCAGGGGGGCAGTTAGGGGTTTATCCCACCGATAGTCTTTCTTTTAGCTTTACCTATCTTCTTTCCTATTTTGCTGCAGATGAAGCTAACCTTTCTGCAAGTAATGGTAGCCGTGTTGCTAGTGATCCCTTTCTTGAAGCACCTACCCTTCGGGATAGTTACGGTATTACAGGAGACTGGCGCATTAACGATACCTTCCACCTCTACGCTACAGGGGGTTATGCTTTAGCCCGCGCTCAAGGCGATGATGAAGATGGAGCCGATCGCCGTGGTTTTGGTGCTGACCTATGGACGTGGTCTGCTATCTTATCGATGGTTGATTTATTCAAAGAAGGAGCCGTCCTTTCTATTGGTGGCGGACAATATGTTACGGCCGAACGGATCGATGCTCGAACGGGGGATTTAAGGGTTCCTGATAAGGATACCCCTTACATCATTGAAGCTCAGTATCAGTATCCTCTGACGGATGGTATTTTGTTAACGCCTGGTTTCTATACGGTGATCAATCCTGAAGGAGATGAGGATAACAATACGATCTGGGTAGGGGTTTTACGGGCAACCTATAAGTTCTAA